The following DNA comes from Limnobacter sp. SAORIC-580.
AGAATTCGGCCTTGCGAACCCTTCTTTTTTGCGCCAGTGAATGCACCGTCTTCGTATCCAAACAACTCGGATTCAATCAGCGTTTCTGGAATGGATGCGCAATTCACCGCAACAAAAGGCTTGTCGTGTCTTGGCGAATCGTTGTGTATGGCCTGCGCAAGAATCTCCTTGCCAGTGCCAGTTTCTCCCAGAATCAAAATGGGAATGTCCTTGTCAATCACCTTGCCCACTTTCTCGATGATCTTGGCCACTTGCGGGTCGCCTGTGTTCAGGTATTTCAGGCTGGACAGGTGATGACTTTTTTGACAGGTGGTGTTTGCTTTTTGCGTGGCTGGTGCCTGGTTTTGTAGCACAGCCGCATCGGAATTGTTTTTCACCAAGCCCACAGAGTCAAAAATTCTGCCTCGGCCTACACTGCCCAAGCTGGCACGTGCGGTAACCTGGTTGCCATTGTGCAAACACAGAATGAGCGGAATGGGGTTACAGGTGCGGTAGTGGTCGATCAAGGCCGACAAAGGCATGCCAAAAAGAGAACTGAAGGTGTGGCTTTTCAGTGCATTGGCGGACATGCCAAATTGCACCATGGCTGCACGATTGGCAGCCAGAAACTTACCCGCTGGCGAGAAGGCTGCTGCGCCTTCCACAACCGAACCCAGAAACTCGCCACGCTGGTGAAATTGAACAATAATTGCGTCTTGAAACGAGCTGTTGAACAAATGGTTTTCAATCATTTGCGCGGACATACGCACCAGGCCCATGGTATGGCGGTGGTAGCTGCGATAGTCGCCCGTTACATCAAGCACGCCAATCGCCACACCGTTTGGGTCAAAGATGGGGGCGGCTGAACAGGTCAGAAAACGGTTCACATCCAGAAAGTGATCTTGCCCGTGAACAACAGTGGGCAATTCCTCAATCAGTGCGGTGCCAATGGCATTGGTGCCTTTGTGTTCCTCACTCCAGGTGACGCCGGGAGCCAAGGCTACTTTCTGGGCTTTCACCAAAAAATCATCGTCGCCCAGCGATTCAATAATGGTTCCGCTGGCATCGGTCAACAACACCATGCTGTGGGTGTTAACCACTTGCTCGTACAGGGTTTCCATGAAGGGCAAAGCGCACGATTTTAACCGGTTGTTTTTCTCGATCAATTCTTTCAGTGAACTGCTGGGCGGTGGGGCCATGTCCACTTTGGAAGTAGTGTCCAAACCAGCAGCCGTTGAACGCTGATGCGCACGCCGAATGAATTCGAGGTGTCCTTCCGTGCCCGGGTCGATCAATTCAATCACTTGGGCGTTGGATGCGAGGCTGCCGCCATCCCGCTCGGATAAGAATGCCATCCATGTCTCCTGCTTCTTGTGGTGCTGCGTTTTATAAGTATGGTTTTGGGTGCAACTTGAAGCGCTGAATGTTTTTGCTTGTATTGATATTTCAGCTGCTATGTTGCCCAATGCAAGCACTGTGCCAACTCAATCCAATGTGTTTCAGAATGAAACACATTTTGATAAAAAGTAGCACAGATCAGGAAGCCGCACCATAGAGTTCGCGATTTGTCACAATTGGTAAAACTAATTCACAAATCCAAATGAATAGGGTGGCATGGGGATTGCAGTAGCTACCCTGTGTTGAATCATTCTTAGAAATACAGGAGTTGTGATGTTAGTTCGTAAAGCCCTTGTGGCAACCATTTTTTCAATTGCTGCTTCAGTGGCATTGGCTCACGGTGATGTAACCCCGCAGGTTGTGGATGTGTCCACGCTCAAGCCATTGGGCGATGACATGCTGGAAACCAATCCGTATGTTGGTGACAAGGAAGCCATTCGTGTGGGCAGCTCAGCCTACAACCAGAACTGCGCCCGGTGCCATGGCCTTGAGGCGGTGAGTGGGGGAATTTCTCCAGACTTGCGCAAAATGAACACTGAGTGCGATTCTTTTGCGGGCAAGAAAGCCAAGGAGCAATGCAAGGTGGAAATTGACACCTACTACCGCAATTCGGTACTGGGCGGCAAAGTTCGTGGTGACCGCGTCTACATGCCTGCGTTTGCGGGTATTTTGAGTCAGGAAGCCATTTGGGCCATCAAGGCATATGTTGAAACTCGGAAGTACGAATAACTCGACATATGGGCATGTGGGGCGGGTCCGTTGTTTGAAACAACAGGCCCCTCCTGTCTGTTTCAGTATCCATTCAAAATAAAAAGTGCATCCAAGGCACGGCTTTCAGGAGACCTTATGAAGAATTCGTTCAATCCAATGTGTAAATTACCTTTGATCAAATGGTTTGGTGCTGTTGCGCTGGGCTTTTCCTTTCAGCTTGGCGCTGCCGCACAAGAGTTAAGTGACTGGGCCAAGGTGCAGGCCTCTGGCGTGTTGACTGTGGCGGTGTACAACTACTTGGCACCTTATTCACATGAAGGCAAAGGCATTGACGTGGACATTGCCAAAGCCTTGGCGGCCAAGCTGGGTTTGGGCTTGCGGGTGCGCGCTTTTACTGAGGATGAAGAGTTCTCCGACGACATTCGAAACATGGTGACGCGTGGCCATTACCTGGCAGGTGCGCCCGCCGATATTTTGATGCATGCACCCGTTGATGCTTACATTATGCAGAAGGAGGACCAGGCCCTGTTCTTTTCTCCTTACACCCGCGACGATATTTTCGTGGCACGTAATATCAAGAAACTGCCAACATTGGACAGCCTGAAACCGTTCTCGGAAACAGGCAACAAAATTGGCGCTGAAGCAGCAGCCCTCCCCAGCATCATGTTGGCTGGCGCCGATGGTGCCGCGTATGCAAACAATCTGGTGAACTTCAAGACGCCCAAAGAAGCGGTTGATGCCATGGTGAATGGCGAACTGGTGGCAGTCATGGCCACGCGTGCCGAGTTGGAGTGGGCGCTGCACCAGCACCCAGATAAAAAAGCAGATTATTTTGTGGCCAAAGTGCCGCACAATGCACTGCCACCCAAAGGTTGGGCTGTGGGCATGGCCACCAAGAAAAGCAACAAAGAGTTGGCTGAAAAACTGACAGTGGCCATGAATGAGTTGAAGGAAAGTGGTGAGCTGGAAAAGATTTTTTCCAATTATGGTGTGAAGTACATGAGACCTTGATTTGACCTGAATTCATTCTGGTTTATGTGTACTTAAAGCCCTGCGCAATCGCAGGGCTTTTTTGTTGCAACAAGTGTTCCATTTTGAAACAGCTGTGTTGCATCGGGAAAACCCCATGTGCAAAAACTCGGAAAAGTGTTGCCGAGAGCCGCTGAAATTTTCTTTTCAAGTTGGCAGGCTTATTGCATAAGAAGGCATGTATGTAGTGCCCAAAACAAATAACCAAAGAAGCGAGGAACAACGGGATGCAAAAATCTCTTCACATCACGCCTGACAAATGCACGGGCTGCCTTCAGTGTGAAATGGCGTGTAGCTATGAGAATTATCAGGTGTTCAACACCTCACTGTCACGAATTAAGGTATTCGACTTTCATCACACCGGCAAGAAAGTGCCTTACACCTGCACCCAGTGCGATGAGGCTTGGTGTTTGCATGCCTGCCCGGTTGAAGCCATCACCATGGACAAAACCAATGGCGTGAAAGTGGTGTCAGAAGACACCTGCGTGGGTTGCAAAGTGTGCACAATCGCCTGCCCGTTTGGCACGGTGAACTATGTTCAGGAAACCGGCAAGGTTCAAAAGTGCGACCTGTGCGGCGGCGACCCCGCCTGTGCAACTGCCTGCCCAACCGGCGCAATCACTTTTGTGGATTCCAACTGGACTGGTTTGGACAAAATGAAGCAGTGGGCCGAGAAGCTGAGCAACCAGGCTCACGCGTAACTCGTTGACCATTGAATAGAACAGAGAGAAGGGAGTAATACAAATGGCATGGACCGGTAAAGTACTGCGCGTGAACCTGACAGCAGGCACCTGCACCAGCGAAGACTTGAGAATGGATTGGGCGAAAAGCTACCTTGGCCAGCGTGGTTTGGCCACCAAGTACTTTGTGGAAGAAGTGAATGCGAAAGTGGATCCACTTTCGCCCGAAAACAAGATTATTTATGCAACAGGCCCGCTGACAGGCACCATGGCCTCCACTGGCGGCCGCTATTCAGTGATCACCAAGGGCCCGCTGACTGGCGCAATTGCCTGCTCAAATTCAGGTGGCTACTTTGGCAATGAATTGAAGAGTGCTGGTTGGGACATGGTGATCATGGAAGGCAAATCGCCCAAGCCTGTGTACCTGCTAATTGAAAATGAAAGTGCGAAATTGATGGATGCTTCTGATCTGTGGGGCAAGAGCGTGTGGGACACCGAGCCTGCCATCAAAACCAAACACCAGGACCCGCTGATGCGTGTGTGCTCAATCGGCAAGGCCGGTGAGAACCAGGTGCTGTATGCAGCCATTGTGAACGACTTGCACCGCGCGGCTGGCCGTTCAGGCGTTGGCGCTGTGATGGGTTCCAAGAACGTGAAAGCAATCGCAGTGCGTGGCACCAAGGGCGTTGGCAATATTTCCAACCCCAAGGAATTCATGAAGGTGACTTACGAGAAGAAAAAAATTCTCGCTGAGAACGCCGTGACCGGTACTGGCCTGCCCACCTACGGCACCCAGGTCTTGATGAACGTGATCAACGAGATGGGTGCCATGCCCACCAACAATCACCGCGATGTTATTTTTGATGGCGCCAAAGACATTTCTGGCGAGAAAATGCACGAGCCCCGCAAAACCGATGGCAAGGCCAACCTGGTCACCAACCAGGCCTGTTTTGGTTGCACCATTGCTTGCGGACGCATTTCCAAAATTGACGAAACCCACTTCACCGTAGAAAACAAGCCGCAGTACCATGGTGCATCTGGCGGTTTGGAATACGAAGCAGCCTGGGCTTTGGGTTCATCGAACGGTGTGAACGATCTGGAAGCACTCACGTATGTGAACTTTCTGTGCAACGAGCATGGCATTGATCCGATTTCTTTGGGCGCCACTGTTTCAGCCGTGATGGAATTGTATGAAATGGGCGTGTTGACTGAAGCACAACTTGGCTGCAAGGCGCCATTTGGTTCCGCGCAAGCATTGGTGAAGCTCAGTGAAGACACGTGCAATGGCGAAGGTTTTGGCATTGAAATTGGCCAGGGCTCCAAGCGCTTGACGGCCAAGTATGGCCACCCCGAATTGTCGATGAGCGTAAAGGGTCAGGAATTCCCGGCCTACGACTCTCGCGGT
Coding sequences within:
- a CDS encoding sigma-54-dependent Fis family transcriptional regulator — its product is MAFLSERDGGSLASNAQVIELIDPGTEGHLEFIRRAHQRSTAAGLDTTSKVDMAPPPSSSLKELIEKNNRLKSCALPFMETLYEQVVNTHSMVLLTDASGTIIESLGDDDFLVKAQKVALAPGVTWSEEHKGTNAIGTALIEELPTVVHGQDHFLDVNRFLTCSAAPIFDPNGVAIGVLDVTGDYRSYHRHTMGLVRMSAQMIENHLFNSSFQDAIIVQFHQRGEFLGSVVEGAAAFSPAGKFLAANRAAMVQFGMSANALKSHTFSSLFGMPLSALIDHYRTCNPIPLILCLHNGNQVTARASLGSVGRGRIFDSVGLVKNNSDAAVLQNQAPATQKANTTCQKSHHLSSLKYLNTGDPQVAKIIEKVGKVIDKDIPILILGETGTGKEILAQAIHNDSPRHDKPFVAVNCASIPETLIESELFGYEDGAFTGAKKKGSQGRILQANGGTLFLDEIGDMPISLQARLLRVLQERVVTPLGSQKSIPVNLQVICATHRNLRDQIAAGQFREDLYYRLHGLVVRLPALRERTDLQKIIQRILENESHNPRIRVSGEVMKAFTTHAWPGNIRQLTNILRTASVMTDEAETIEWDHLPDDFLDEWRALRLDNTTRPVEQEPVETEGRQQHPRATTPTANTRPQFSVRSNFSVQNKIAAQVHSNAPAFPARSKPSPFEVQVHQRPGATPKGNGLDQTFSKFREGRFDSWTHSTKPASRENQMGTLPQPPRFKEDSYDTRAHDARAQGYLGSRQATARAQVENPINLDDLESRAIQDALETCRGNVSAAARMLGISRNTIYRRLNSK
- the pedF gene encoding cytochrome c-550 PedF, whose product is MLVRKALVATIFSIAASVALAHGDVTPQVVDVSTLKPLGDDMLETNPYVGDKEAIRVGSSAYNQNCARCHGLEAVSGGISPDLRKMNTECDSFAGKKAKEQCKVEIDTYYRNSVLGGKVRGDRVYMPAFAGILSQEAIWAIKAYVETRKYE
- a CDS encoding substrate-binding periplasmic protein, with protein sequence MKNSFNPMCKLPLIKWFGAVALGFSFQLGAAAQELSDWAKVQASGVLTVAVYNYLAPYSHEGKGIDVDIAKALAAKLGLGLRVRAFTEDEEFSDDIRNMVTRGHYLAGAPADILMHAPVDAYIMQKEDQALFFSPYTRDDIFVARNIKKLPTLDSLKPFSETGNKIGAEAAALPSIMLAGADGAAYANNLVNFKTPKEAVDAMVNGELVAVMATRAELEWALHQHPDKKADYFVAKVPHNALPPKGWAVGMATKKSNKELAEKLTVAMNELKESGELEKIFSNYGVKYMRP
- a CDS encoding 4Fe-4S dicluster domain-containing protein; this encodes MQKSLHITPDKCTGCLQCEMACSYENYQVFNTSLSRIKVFDFHHTGKKVPYTCTQCDEAWCLHACPVEAITMDKTNGVKVVSEDTCVGCKVCTIACPFGTVNYVQETGKVQKCDLCGGDPACATACPTGAITFVDSNWTGLDKMKQWAEKLSNQAHA
- a CDS encoding aldehyde ferredoxin oxidoreductase family protein, with the translated sequence MAWTGKVLRVNLTAGTCTSEDLRMDWAKSYLGQRGLATKYFVEEVNAKVDPLSPENKIIYATGPLTGTMASTGGRYSVITKGPLTGAIACSNSGGYFGNELKSAGWDMVIMEGKSPKPVYLLIENESAKLMDASDLWGKSVWDTEPAIKTKHQDPLMRVCSIGKAGENQVLYAAIVNDLHRAAGRSGVGAVMGSKNVKAIAVRGTKGVGNISNPKEFMKVTYEKKKILAENAVTGTGLPTYGTQVLMNVINEMGAMPTNNHRDVIFDGAKDISGEKMHEPRKTDGKANLVTNQACFGCTIACGRISKIDETHFTVENKPQYHGASGGLEYEAAWALGSSNGVNDLEALTYVNFLCNEHGIDPISLGATVSAVMELYEMGVLTEAQLGCKAPFGSAQALVKLSEDTCNGEGFGIEIGQGSKRLTAKYGHPELSMSVKGQEFPAYDSRGIQGMGLAYATSNRGACHLRGYTVASEVLGIPVKTDPLVTDGKPALVKAFQDATAVFDSAGICVFTSFAWTLADVQPQVAAACGDEFDMANLETMGERIWNMERQFNLEAGFTKADDDLPARLKKDAAKVGPAKGLVNGIDKMLPEYFELRGWDTEGRPTSATLERLGL